The genomic DNA TACCTATAAAACCCCATTTCCCTCCCCACTTCTCTCTCTCACCTGTAGTAATCTTCTTCAACACCATCAAATCCCACCATTTAAACCAAAAACCAACATCTTCATTTTCTTTCTACATTTTCTCTTGTTTTTTATCCCTGTTTTCAAGTTCCTGTCTCtggttttttgttgttgtttggcAATGGCGGTTTCAGGGTTTGAAGGTTTTGAGAAGCGGTTGGAACTTCATTTCTTCGGTGATGATCCATTGAGTAAAATAAACAACAATATGGGTCTTCGCTTACTTGATTTCGAATCAATCGAACAAGTCCTTCGTGCCGTCCAATGCACCGTCGTTTCTGCCGTCGGTAACCATTTTTTTGATGCTTACGTCTTGTCGGAATCGAGTATGTTCGTATATCCGACTAAGATTATAATCAAAACCTGTGGGACGACTCAGTTACTCAAATCGATTCGTCCATTGACTCACTTTGCCAACAAGCTTAATCTTAAATTATGTGGGTGTCGATACACTAGGGGAAGTTTCATTTTCCCCAAATCTCAGCCTTTCCCTCATACGAATTTCAAAGAAGAAGTGATTTACATCGAAGAAAATCTCCCGAAAAATCTTGTTTATAGAAAAGCCGCCGTCATGCCGTCGAAAAATCCCTGTTATTCGTGGCATGTTTTCGCCGCCGGTGATCAAAACCACCGTAAGAAATCGAATTCCGATGTTACGTTTGAAATTTGTATGACGGAGCTTGACCGTCATCTGGCGCGTAAGTTTTACAAAAAAGCCGGGGATTGCAAAACAGGGGATTCGGCCGGGAAAGATATGACGGTGTTGACGGGGATTGATGATATAAACCCTAGAGCTTTCATTTGTGATTTTGCGTTTGATCCTTGTGGGTATTCCATGAATGGCATCGACGGTGATCGTTACTCGACGATCCACGTCACTCCTGAAGACGGGTATAGCTACGCGAGCTTCGAGTGCGTTGGCTCCGTTTACGATGACGATGTCGACATTGTTGAGACCTTGAAGAAAGCCGTTCAGGTTTTCAAGCCGGCGACGGTTTCCATTTCAACGACGAGTAATAGCCGTGAAGTTTGGACGACGGTGGCGCGTGCTATGGAACCGTTGGGACTCAAATGTCGGACTTTTGCCATGGATGAGTTCCCCGCCGCCGGTACGGTTGTTTTCCAAACATTCACGGCGGCTCGCCGGAAATAACATCGGGAAAAGAAACAACGACAAAAAAAGGtagataaaaaagaaaaatgtgggAAAGGGGTTTTAGTTTAGAGAGGGTTTTAGTCGtggggaaaaaaatttaaattggggGGTATTTTATATGATGACGTGGAAGGACTTCATTGGTTGAAAATGAATGTGGGTTGACTTAAGTAGAAAGAAGATAAAGAAAAGGGTTTAATTTTGCCCCGGCCCTGTActctttgggcttttgaaatttagtcctttttttaatTCCACGAATTTAGTTCTTCTACTTATGTGATTCAAAAATTAAAGTCCAAAAATATATttgttaaatttgaatatataacattttaatattttaatatttgatttaaaattaaaaCCCAACCGATAGCACATATTTAAATTTAACGAAAATCAATTAGTAATAATATtaattggattttatttttaaatcatactataaaatttagaaattaaaaGAAGAGTAACTTAAATTTCAAAAGTCCCAAGAGTGTAGGGAGTGAGGGCAGAACTAGACCTAAAGAAATGAATGGTGGGGATTTTAGGAAGATGAGGTGGCATCATCGGAATGGTTGGGTGTAGAAGATGCGGGGAATTGGAATCACCATTATAATGCACCCCACTTAGGATTGTCACGCCTAAGATTTTTGGGGTTTACATGTACTGGGAAGATATGGAAAAAAATAAAGGTTTATATGAAATTTGCACTTTTTTTCTAATGTTCTTCTTCTTCATTCCATTGCCTCCTTTGTCAATATATAGGAACAAACCAATCCATTGAAtggataattttgaaaattaatcaTTTATCTGATTTGTATGTCATTATTTTGAAATAAGGAAAAATTAAATCAATATTTAATTAGATCAATTCAAtcgattcaattaattaaattagtattATCAATTTCACCTCAAGTTTGAGTTTTTGTAACTTGTTTATATATGTTTAAGAGCTAAAAGTATCATGAAAGTCATTATATTTGGTGTCATATTACATTTAGTcctcttttattaaaaaaaaatagcaATTTAATCTCTGAATGTTAAATCAAAGAGCATACTggtaattttgttaaaatttttattgttaaaattaaCATAATTGATGAATAACTAGATAGTTCCACATAGTGTATCATATGTATATTATGTTGACgtacatgggtcaatttttaacactaaaataaataaaacttttatAGCTTTTTGTTATAACataatttatcttttttttaaataaaaggaataaaatataattcatctcTTAATATAAAACTTCTAGTTCTTttatcaaatttaattctttaattcaATAAACTCATGTGTATATAAAATAATCACATTGGTCTGGCTGTATTCATGCAAATTTAAAGAGTTGAGAATGAAATATAAAAGACTATGTTGTTAATATAAAAGAGATTTTATGAACAAATCTAATCAATTATTTTAGGAGATTAGCTATTTAACCAATGCAAAGTAGATTAAGATAGGCTAAAGTTTTTATGTTGGGCTTTGATTCTAAGTCCTAAATAGGCTTTTGGGTTTGGGCTAATTCTTTTGTTTGACAAAAAAACTCAATCCAAATGtcaaattaaattgattaaaatataagTTCCTGAATCTTCTTATTCTTATTTTCATGATTTTAATCCTCATATTTTTAGATTTAATaaacattattaaaaatattctattaaaTTTGATAGTACGTTttttagaaataaataaatacttactTGATAGTCATGTAAAAATAGTTACTATAATGAACTTAAATTTAATAGAAGAAATTTAACGGTATTAACAATTAGACTTACATTTTAAATCATAAAAGTACATAGAATACATAGACTTAGAGtatattttaatctaaaatttcaataaatttttataataaaatttcaggttgaatattgtaaaaaaaaaaacctctaaaATATATGCATAAAACAACAACCTTTCAAAGATTTGAGGATAATAAAAGGAATTGTTTCTACTTAAATGCTAAATGAATGCAACAAACAACACAATTTTCATAATACaacatgaaaatataataaaaatgtttaaaaaaaacaaaatttaatatttcTCATAATTTACCATATTTTTAAATCTATTCATGTGAGGTAAAAGAAATTAATAAATTGCTTACCACATAAAAGGAGAAGGAACCATTTAATTGCCAAACAAAATCGCTGATTGATATTCCCAAAGCAATTGAAGCAAAGCATGAAACCTTGTATTTGAATGTTAGAACATTTTAAGGTAAAAATCCCCTAATATTTGAAATCCCATTATGAGATTTGTAAGTTTAAATAACCATTAAGGTTGCTTCTACATATTGGGTTTTGGTAGGGGACATTAGTGGCAGTACAAAATAAACCTATTGGAGTTAAACATGTGGCTCAACACAAAGTTACAGTTGGGGAGATTATTTGGTTGCTTTTGCATTAAGTGGGATTAACACAAAACACAAATTTGGGGTTTCAACTAACTTTTCAATCATTATTTCCGTTGCTATTTCAACTAACTAAATGTTAAATTTCACTACTTTAATCTCCAACTAATGATCTAAGGATGGTTACTTTATAAAATTCATTCTGGTTCAAGTTTATTGACACAAATTGGAAGGTGTAATTTAAGGATAGGTTCTTATTGAATATGATATATAGGCGTGATCCTATTGTGTGTGAATATTAATCCTCTAATTATATAATACTAAAAATGAAATCACATAAACTAAGTTGATTAGGTTTGTTTTTTAACCAAATCAAATTGGATTGAATAAAtctaagttttaaaattttggggtCATTTTGGTTTAAATCAATTCTAGCTTTGGGTTGTTTTAGGGGTTCTAATCATTCATGTTTGGAGATTGACTTTTTAAATTAGGTTATTATAAGTTCAATTTATTTTAAGTTCTAATCATTAGTATTTCTTATTCGTGTCATTTGAGAtttagattttcttttaatttgaattatctaagttaagttaattaaaatttaagttatttatattttatgaccaatttgaatttaattaaaattgagTTGATTTGAGCGCAGATTAAAATTCACaaaattggttgcaaaatggtGTAGAAACCAGTCCTTTTAGATTGTCTCAAGTGGTAAGGTCTTGGTAATGGAAGTATATAAGTAGATTGATATAGTGAACAATCTATTTTTGGTGTTATTAATTAGACTATATTAAAATGCAATAAAAGCTTATTTATTGATCatcaattacaaaacatattaattgaTCAAATAATGAATTGGATTGAAAAAAtctgaattatattattaatttcaatttaattcttactTGTAATTCGTGAATATGTTTATAACATTTGGGTTAAAAGGTAAATAAAGTATCTTCGTTGTAAAGTTTTTAATCTCGAGCCGGCTTGGTTTTGGTCTATTTtactatataaaataataaaaataaaaataaaaataatttaatattaatattttataattaaaattaaatatatattatttttttaaacaatAGAACGACCCATTTAGATAAGTTGGACCAAGCCATACCCGAGCccgaacttgattttttttttttttgaaatcaggCTCAATCTCGACCAGACAATTGATTGTTGTTATTATACAAAagctttttaataaaaaaataaaaattttgtgattttgctTTGATACACTTTGGGGGTAGAAAAGGGGCATGCCTTTGGTTTTCCTTCACCCAAGTCTATCTAAATTGCCTTGATGTTTGAGGTGTCTTCTATTATTCTCGTACAAAAAAAAACTTCCAAAACATTCATCAATTGGACAAAAGCAAACTATACAGCTAACCTTCACCTAATCCATAAAAAACCAACCACCTTTTTTAACAAAGTGAGTTGGAAAAGTTTTTGTAGGGGTTTTCTTGATTAGATTAGATTAAATTCGGGTCTATTAAAGTTGaagtcaaatttttttaaaatagttcgaatttgaattataatttttttagagagttaaaaatataattttatcattatattaatataaaattttataatttttaatagatTAAATTATATACATTTTTTGTTTTTGGAGAGAGCAtaattgaattttatattttaggagtcgaaatataattttaccattaaatTAAAACTTTACAAATACTCAAGCAACTAAAGAGATAATTTTTCATTTCTGATGGACCAAAGCTCTTGCCTACCACTCTCTAGCTACACCCCTAATGTCTATGCTTGATTGGTATATTTAAATATTGAATTTAGATTGGGTCTAATAATTTAGAACGGTTAAGATTATCAACAGTTGTTTGATCAAATGATAAAGAATTCGATGTCTTTTAAATAAGATCTGGAGTTTGAATTTTGTAAAAGGAGAATACAACATTGGAAGATGTTTGTATCATTTAAGATCTAACCTAGTTCAACTTTGAATTTAATCGAAACCTAGTGTGACTAATATTTTATCGAGtgcttatgaagaaacaaaaaaaatctattaaaattggtttattttaaaaaattaatacagTTGTATTCAATAGGtatatcatatttatattttaactttaaataataaattatatttcatttccctttaatttatattatatattgatCCATAAAAGTATTcgtattttgattatatttaaaaatatcaaactatTTATCACTTGATTTTcttaataaaaaaatatcataGAATTTCTTCCATCGCAATTTCCTGTTATTTATActtcatttttgataaaatttgaaaatattaaaacttaaTTCAATGAATTTAAATCTCAACTTAAGTTAACTTGttttcaatataaaattaataattcaagCATGTGATATTTAAATCTAAAATGATTTCAATCCCGCCGAGACATGTGTAGAgtagtaattaaatttttatctagCACCTAAATAATATGAGTTTAAACCTTATAATCTTATTTCCCTTCTAATATTGTAGTGATAAAAAAATCTCATTAGTtacaaaatgtaaaaatattataGGGCCCTTGTGTTAAAAGCTAGATGATATTTTACTTTTTTACTAAAAGATAATAAATTAGTCATTATAAATTATATCCACCttagtttttcaaaataaaaataaattaaaattttaacaaaaaattaatttatttttaatttaataaaaaattatttacttattttttaataaaaataaaatataatttataaggCCTCCAGATATTTTATTTTCTCGGTAaatgagcattttattattaccattactttttaataaaaaatattttctattttattttcatttcattgtCCTTGCTTTTCCCTGTACAAAGACAAAATTCACCCATGCACACTTTTCGATTTTTCTCCgcctctctctctctccctctttCGAAAAGTTGAAAACTTGAAGCAATCAACTCCACATTTCCCCCTCAGTTTTAGGGCAtcctttttccaaatttttttttgtttgtttgaattGGGGATTCTTTCACtgattcctttctttttcctactCAAGCAAAACTGATCATCAAGTCTGATCTTCTTTTTTCTCTCAAGAAAGTAATCTTTTTTTGCCTTGATTCTTCACTGTTGTTTGCTTCTTTTCCCTTACCCTTGATTTAGAATTTCACTTTTCTTTTGCTTGGTTTGGGGtttattctctctttttcttttctttttttctgtcTTTGGAACCCCACTCTCCTGGTTTTGCATTGTCTATAAAAATCACTTCTTTTGCCTTTTTCTTCTGGGTTTTTTTGTTTATCTTTCTTTCTGTTTAAAGGCATGTTTTCTAACCAAATTTCctataaaaatacccaaattgtTAACTTTAAGAAAAacccatttctccattttcacctAAATTTGGATCTTTCTACACCCTTTCATTGATTTTCAATATCCTTTGAGGCCTTTTCTCAAACACTTAATCTACACTTTTTGGAACAAaaaaaataatcatttttttatgttttgaaatCATGGGGTGTGTTCATGGAAAGTGTTGTACTAGATATCCATCATCATCTGATGCTGATTCAGGTCGCCGTAGAGAAAAGAGGCCTTACAAATGCAAACACATTCTTACACAAAGGTCATTGGAGTTAGTTCCTGTTCCATCTCACAACTTCACTTTGCAGTTCTCGGTCTTAACACAGCATGGTTATTATCCAGAAACGGTTGAGAGGGAAAACCAGGATAGTTTctgtattaaaacacaacttcaAGGTAACCCGAATATTCATTTCTTTGGTGTCTTTGATGGACATGGTCAATATGGTGCTGAATGTTCAAACTTTGTTAAGGATAGACTTGTAGAAAGATTAGCTAATGACACCACATTGTTGGATGATCCTTTAAAAGCTTATAATTCAGCTTTTTTAGCTACAAATTCTGAGTTACATGATAGTGAGATTGATGATACCATGAGTGGTACCACAGCAATAACTGTGCTTGTTGTTGGGGATACACTTTATGTTGCTAATGTGGGTGATTCAAGAGCTGTGATTGCTGTTAAGGATGGGGATAGAATTTTGGCTGAGGATTTATCTGAGGATCAAACACCATTTAGGAAAGATGAGTATGAAAGGGTGAAGCTTTGTGGTGCTAGGGTCTTGAGCGTTGATCAAGTGGAAGGCCTTAAAGACCCCAATATTCAAAATTGGGGCGACGAATATAGCCAAGGTGGTGATCCTCCGAGGCTGTGGGTTCCTGATGGAATGTATCCTGGGACTGCATTTACGAGGAGTGTAGGCGATAGTATAGCGGAGAAGATTGGTGTGATTGCTGTTCCTGAGATCTCGGTTGTTCGGCTTACGCGTAATCATCTATTTTTTGTTGTTGCAAGTGATGGAGTTTTCGAGTTTCTCTCTAGCAGAACTGTTGTCAACATGGTATGGTTCATATAAATCCTTGGAATTGATAGATCACCATTATGATTCTCATTTGCTTATAATACTGAAGTGTCTTTATCATGTTTCTTGCAAAATGATGTTTGTAAGCCTGTTTAATACAATCAAGTCTTAAGGAAAGTGCTAATGAATTTTCCTGTGTCGTTTGCTTTCTGTACTGTTAGGGAACTCTCCACTCATTATATTTGAgtcatttgagcattttcttaacaaatttatgatttttcttcGTATAGGCAGCGGAATACGCAGATCCTAGGGATGCATGTGCTGCAATTGCTGGAGAATCCTACAAGCTTTGGTTGGATAATGAAAATCGGACCGATGATATTACAATCATCATTGTACAGATTAAAGGCTTGTCTAATGTATGCCCTACTTAAATCCGTATCTGGCTGTTCATGTTCTCAATGTATAAAAATACTCTTCTTCTGCTGGTGTATTCTTTTTTAGAAGTGATTGAAGTATGATCTTTTAGATTGCAAAGTAGAAAGTTCCGCTTTTGCACCTAATTTTAAGCCTCGTGCCAAACCGAATTACTGCTACGAGTTGCATAATCTATCTTCATTCAAAAAAGAATAAGTGTTGATTTGATTACGTAATCTAAAAAAAACATAGTAGTGGCCATAGACTATAGAAAGTGTGATGTTTTGCACTCTAATTGCATTGTGATTAACTgacctttttctttattttttgcaGTCGGGTGCTAGTGCTACGGATAATGAAGTAGATTGCAGGCCAATGGTTATGAAGTCAATCAAGGGAAGTTTTGATACGAGCAGTGTCTCAGAGCCGGAAGAAACATATGGTTCAGTAAGAACTGATTTGTCTGATACACAACAGTCTTGTCAACATAGTGTTTCGATGAATCGTAGTGCTGCTATTGTTGTTCCATCACCAATGATGCATCAGAGACCTTCACAATTGGATGTGGGGTAAGCACAAAGGGAAACAAAGAGAAAGTTACCTTTTTCACCACAAGATTCTCTTGGTGAATGATCTCAAGGCCCTATCGTGGTGGCTGTGATCTTGAACCCAGTACGATCTGAACAGGTAGAGAAAAAGAACCCATCTTTTGAAGGTTGAAGGTAATTAAGTTAGCAAGTTACTTGATGGAAACACGGAATCGGAAAAATGAAGAACTCCCCTTTGTTTATTGCCTCTAAAGCACTACCATGAGGAGACATCAACTGTTTCCCGCACACTGCTGGGATTATGTGAGGCATAGAGATATAAGACTTGCTTGTTAACTGCTCACCATGGATTCTATTATTCTCATGTGAAATATATCAATTGTAATGACTTTAGTGCATAAGCTAGATAATTGACAAATTAACAGCCTTTATGTTCCATGTTCTTTAGTAGCCATTTTCTAAATTCTATTTCCTGCTCTAAAGAAAGCTTGGATGGTAAATCAATGCTATTGTAGCAGAAAAGTTAAAGCTTACCATGTCTAAGATCCCTATTTATgcttttttgtaaattttttttatccctggattatgatttttttttagttttagtttaaatTGTCTTTTTCTAATCATAAATTGACTAATTGGCTgcttttaaaattgatataataataattttaaaatttattatttataaattatgttaatttaGTCCTAGATTCTAAGAAATTAATTCCtgtattatatattatgtaatttgattttttgtgatattgttatttttatatttaaggttaattttaaaagaatgataGAAGATGAAAAGTATTATTTtggatttttagtatttttatttttatataatttcaatgaaatttaattaataaatttagtttttaacttttaaggtgtaagggtaataaagaaaataatattaaaaattaaattataccaTGTATAAATGTTAGAAAGTTAAATTTtaagaataaaattaaattgacaCAATATATACACATTGATGGTTAAAATTACTATTATTAACTCGATGACTAAAAAAGACGATTAAATAATTAAGTAATTATTTTGTAACTTCATTTATCCACATGAGGAAAGCTAAACTAAATATTCAGGCTAATAAACGCAAAAACCTTTGTTATTTTCTCATCAGACAGAAGAAACATTTTTGAACAAATATAACATTGTAAAACCACCTCAATTTTAATGAGATGTGTAAGTTACAAGAAAGAACCGTATATCA from Gossypium arboreum isolate Shixiya-1 chromosome 9, ASM2569848v2, whole genome shotgun sequence includes the following:
- the LOC108456139 gene encoding S-adenosylmethionine decarboxylase proenzyme 4-like, translated to MAVSGFEGFEKRLELHFFGDDPLSKINNNMGLRLLDFESIEQVLRAVQCTVVSAVGNHFFDAYVLSESSMFVYPTKIIIKTCGTTQLLKSIRPLTHFANKLNLKLCGCRYTRGSFIFPKSQPFPHTNFKEEVIYIEENLPKNLVYRKAAVMPSKNPCYSWHVFAAGDQNHRKKSNSDVTFEICMTELDRHLARKFYKKAGDCKTGDSAGKDMTVLTGIDDINPRAFICDFAFDPCGYSMNGIDGDRYSTIHVTPEDGYSYASFECVGSVYDDDVDIVETLKKAVQVFKPATVSISTTSNSREVWTTVARAMEPLGLKCRTFAMDEFPAAGTVVFQTFTAARRK
- the LOC108456731 gene encoding probable protein phosphatase 2C 35, coding for MGCVHGKCCTRYPSSSDADSGRRREKRPYKCKHILTQRSLELVPVPSHNFTLQFSVLTQHGYYPETVERENQDSFCIKTQLQGNPNIHFFGVFDGHGQYGAECSNFVKDRLVERLANDTTLLDDPLKAYNSAFLATNSELHDSEIDDTMSGTTAITVLVVGDTLYVANVGDSRAVIAVKDGDRILAEDLSEDQTPFRKDEYERVKLCGARVLSVDQVEGLKDPNIQNWGDEYSQGGDPPRLWVPDGMYPGTAFTRSVGDSIAEKIGVIAVPEISVVRLTRNHLFFVVASDGVFEFLSSRTVVNMAAEYADPRDACAAIAGESYKLWLDNENRTDDITIIIVQIKGLSNSGASATDNEVDCRPMVMKSIKGSFDTSSVSEPEETYGSVRTDLSDTQQSCQHSVSMNRSAAIVVPSPMMHQRPSQLDVG